A window of Canis aureus isolate CA01 chromosome 28, VMU_Caureus_v.1.0, whole genome shotgun sequence genomic DNA:
GAAACTACTGATCTTGCTATCTTCAAAtcccctttttgttttattttcatatatataaagatctgaggaaaaacaaaaacagtatgagatatcacttcacacccatcagattggcaaaaagcCATTATCAACTGCTGACACTGGAGTAGCCTGCACTATAAAACAATAGGAATGTTCTTAGCTGCACTGgtaaaattcctttagaaaacaatttggcaattgAATAAAGTTGATAATGTGCAGCCCAGAAATAGCCACTTCTAGTTTTAAACCCTAAAGAAACTTGCACATCAGCTAAAAATGACATGTATATAAGAATCCTAAAAGCAACactgcaaaggaaaaaaacaacagccAAAGATCTATcatcagaagaaataaattacCTACAATAGAATGCTACATAGCAATACAAATATTCTAGAGCTATACACATCAACTCTGATGATTCTCACAAACAAAActttaagcaaaaaagaaagttggaatcAGAATAGTAACATTTATgactgtaaaaatatattttaaaaagaactatataTTGTTTAGCTATACATACATTTGTAATAAAAGTATAAAGACATGAATAGAGACATCTAACTCTAAActctaaaaataagagaataaggAGAAAGATATAGAAGTGTTCCAAAtgtatttataatgttttatattttaaggtgGACTGTAGGTCCATGAGTGTGGTGTTATTccttacactttctttttttaatttattttttattggtgttcaatttgcccacatatagaataacacccagtgctcatcccatcaagtgcccccctcagtgcccgtcacccagtcacccccaccccctgcccacctccccttctaccaccccttgttcgtttcccagagttaggagtctcacatgttctgtctccatttctgatatatttcccactcattttttctcctttcccctttattccctttcactattttttatattccccaaatgaatgagaccacaaaatgtttgtccttctccgattgacttatttcactcagcataataccctccagttccatccatgtcaaagcaaatagtgggtatttgtcatttctaatggctgagtaatattccattgtatgcatataccacatcttctttatccattcatctttcgatggataccgaggctccttccacaatttggctattgtggacattgctgctataaacatcagggtgcaggtgtcccggctatTCCTTACACTTTCATCATGAAATTTAAGgcaatattatttttacttaattagaAACTTTGTTCAGAATATTATCGTCATGTTTGAAATTTGATCTGTAaacaataattttacatttttgttgtaAAATGAATTCATGAAAATGCCAAAAGTCTACaaagatttaataattttattctataGATTACATTTTGCACTCTGGACTATCTAAGGATACATTccatatcttcaaatattttattgtgaGCTTTTTATATAATGTAGCTTGGGTAGTTCTATCTCAATGTATGAGAATGCAAATTGAATCTATcttttactaaattcatttttcCTCCTAAGCATTGAGTTCATGTCCAGAATATGACACAAATACTAAATTCATTTTTCCTCCTAAGCATTGAGTTCATGTCCAGAATATGACACAAATTGAAGTGTTTGGTGGCAAAATTACAGATACTTTAGAAAAGTAATGCTCAATTttaaactatactttaaaaatacaataaattttataaaactgaGACATTTATCACTTAAATAGCTATACTTCCTGGATGattggaaaagatttttttttaatgtatggacCACATCTGGATCTCTTACATAAagcaatattttattaattaattttattaatagtaTGTTCCCCTTATTTAATAGTCCTAATGTATTCCATATAAAACTGTGAAGTAAACAGTATTCACCTTTCTGTgaacaaaacagtaaaataataatggtaatagcaaacatttattggcCTATGTACTAAGCACCATGTAGAATATCCTATACATGATTATCTCATGTAATCTTCACAATATCCCTTGGAAGTAGGTACCATTTTTATGCTAATTGTATAAGAAAAAGAGGGAACATAGGTTCCTGGTGCTTACCAGCTTATAAGGCTGTGTTCTTATACTGACTgatcagaaagagaaagcagagtaAACACACCAAATACACCTCAGCCCAGGCCCTCTGCCTGGTCTGTATTATGAATGGGGAGGAtacaggttaaaaaaagaaactgatataCCATGCCCAAGACTGCCTGACCAAGGGCAATGGAGCCAAAATTTGAACCAGTTTGGACTGAAAACCACTGTATTATGTTGCTTCTTCGTGGATTACAGTTGTAGTAACATAACAAAATTTCAACGCCAgttccattttcaaatatttttgtaccATTGTCCTACGTACATACTTAAGGTTTTCATACAATATGTTCTGATTTGAGGGTTTAGAAAATATGATCAACATGGGTACTATGGAAAAAGGAGCCAGAAGATCTGATCTCATTCTCAACTGCCACTACCTTGAGTAGTTTGATATAAATCTCcaggccttagtttcttcatgaAAACCTCAGATGATActcctcaagagaaaaaaatcctttaaaagatGCCCACAGTAATAACTCAATATTAGTGAGAGGAAAAGATTTGTAAGTAGAAGTGAATGAACAttacatatttaattaattttggtgttttaaatctttttatggTTAGACTTTTATGGTTATAGACTTACGTTTATAAACTTAGCAAATATCTAAGTGCCTTAAAAATGTCTCTGAAATAGATTATCAAATAGTTTTATATAAGAAatctaaaaagtcaaaataatttttcctaaatTGCATGTAcataatacttctttttttcttttctttttagaaagttGGGCATAAAACAATGCCTAAACCTGCTTTTGATATGGTATCAGAACAGAACTATTGCTGAGAGTTTGATTTATAGAAACCATGGTTCGACTAACCTTGGATCTAATTGCCAAACATAGCAATCTTAAATCCCGAAAAGAAGAAACCACTTCACGATACCTGAAGAAAATAACTCACATAAATTTTTCAGACAAAAATATAGATGCAATTGTAAGGATTCtgaaattatttcctatttttaaataattagcaatattaagtttaaaaattagtCTCAGAAAATACCTTCTTATTAACTATATTTTGATCAGTCAAATTGGAAAAtacttttaaactatattttgattagtatattgtgttttcattttaatttcctgcttttgatgttaaaattatgaaaattaagtCTCTATAAAATATACCATTGTGATTATTGAATACATGTGCGAAATATATATGTTTCCCTGAAGTATTCTCTAGTGTAGCAAACTAGATTTGAAAGCATATgttggaaaataatttcaaagataaCACTTTTGTATAATTCCAGATCCTTGGAATATGagggtttttaaaataagatagtaAGAATTAACTATAGGAAcaccatattttaaaactttaacagTGAAATCTTTTTCACTCATAATTTAACTGATTATATATATGTAGGTCATTTATACAAGACAAGATTATGTTTAGTTAGATATACTCTGACACTATATTTTCTCTGTGTTAAGCAAATTCTTGGCTTTAATTTGGGAAACTTAATTTAAAAGGAGCAATATCCCTTTTAGGCCATTTGTATTAGTGTCCTTTGTCTATAATAAAATGCTAAAGACTATAAATGCAAGAAATTTCCTCAGAAACACAAGGTACATGAGGGCAGAGAtgatgtctgttttgttcacatcACTCTAAATCCCCCATCCAACACAACACCTAACCCAtgttaagtgcttaataaatgtttatcaaaatgaattaaagaaatacCAAAGTCCGTGGCACAGTTGTccattaagactttttttttcagagactcTACCAAATTCCTATTCTGTATTTCTTTACAGTTTCTTAGTGATCCTTCTCCCCATTAATCCAATTGCCCAGGAAACTATTTCATCATACCATTACAGACTTGCCCTCTACAGAGAGCCTCCATTTAATGTTCTTTTGTCTCCTAACAATCAGTGCTCCTTCGGTGTAGATGATCTTTTTTAGGCAGAAAGCAAACTAGTTAAAGTATAGTTAGCCCTAGAAAAATATGGGGGTTAGGGACACCAACACCCCCACACTCCCCAATGTCCTACCACCCAACACAATTGGCCAGAAGTCTTGATAATATAAAGTCAACACATAAATTgtactatataatatattatatactatattattataatcaagtaagctaaagaaaagaaagtgttattaagaaaatcataaggaggaacacctgggtggctcagtgattgatgtctgcctttggcttaggttgtgatcctggggtcttgggatcaagtcctgcagggagcctgattctccctctgcctatgtctctgcctctctctgtgtctctcatgaataaataaataagatctttaaaaaaatcataaggaaaatacattacAATACTGTacagtatttatcaaaaaataattcatgtaTAAGTAGACcatgcagttcaaatccatgttgttcaagggccaactataATTCATACaaaggggatgcttgggtggttccgttggttaagtgtcccactctagtttcagctcaggtcgtcatctcatgggtcatgagattagGCCCTATgtcatcaggctccacactgggcatgaagcctgcttgggattctctctccctctccttctgtttctccccTTACCCTATCACACATACCTgtactctctaaaaaaaaattcacactaaGATAAGAATAGCCTGTAAACTTAAAATTCCCAAGatgtggttatatttttaaaaaccttgttAATAAAAACTAagatactttttaagattttatttttttaaagtaatatctatgcccaatgtagggcttgaacttacaaccccaagaccaagaatttcatgctctaccaactgcaccagccaggcaccccaaactgaGATATTTTTGAGCATAACTTCACTTTACCTCTTGCCTACTTAACTCTAGGCTGACTCCACCACCACATAGGAAAtggcaaactttaaaaaatacctttaattattttcttatctcAAGAGTAACTAATgtgaatttttatgaaatatatatatataaagaaactgaCTTATAATCCTATCATGCAGAGTGATAATGTGTATTATCACTATTAATGTGTAGATGATGTCCTTTCAATCTTTTTTCTAGGCATgtattcatataatttttcaatagTGGGTCATATTGAATgtactgttttcattttgagGTCTAAAGAAACTAAAGGATAAACAGTTCAACAGTATTCCTTTAACAGCATTATCATAGTTTATTAATCTATTGCCCTTGATTATCTATATAATAGCTTCCCATTTTCAGTATTAGAAACAATAGTTTACTTCTAATCCTACAGAAAGATTAAGACCTGATTTataggagtgcctgagtggctcagtcagttaagcatctgccttaggctaacatcatgatcccagggtcctgggattggcccAAGTTGTTGGAGAGCACTTtggggtggggagtctgctgctctctctccatctacccttcccttcctccccctcaccCAACCCTGgctccttctctcactctctctcaaataaataaaatcttaaaaaaaaaaaaaaaaaaagacctgatttATAATGTTGAAGCAATAATTTGTTAAATGCTTCAACTTCTAGAGGAATCTAATTGCTTCCAAGGAAAACTGCTTGTGCTAGGAAAATCttaacaaatacaattttattggTATAGTTACAGAATACTAAAACCTAGAACTGTTTTTATAATCATTCTAGTCTTCTTTTGACTGTGCTAAGAACAGAGAAATATTGTTCCTTTTATATTAAACTTAAGGAAATTTGCAGAATGATTAAGagaaaaactttcttaaaaataaacttctgggatgcctgggtggctcagcggttgggcgctgcccttggcttggggcatgatcctggggtctaggatggagtccccgcatcggctccctatggggagcctgcttctccctctgtgtctctgcctctctctctctctctctgtctctcatgaataaataaatctttaaaaataataataaaaaaataaaataaatttctaagtcTTCAGGAGAAATCAGGTAtgacctgtttttgttttccttttaggaaGACCTCTCTCCTTGCAAAAATCTTactgttttatatttgtatgataACCGTATCAGTCAATTGACTAACTTGAATTATGCTACAAATCTGACCCACCTGTACCTACAAAACAACTGTATTTCATGCATAGAGAACCTCATGTCattaaagaaactggaaaaactgtaagtgcttttgtttttaagtatcaTAATTGTCATCATTACAGGAATATTTTTGCGTGTGGGCCTTTCCATTATCTGCAGCTTTATGGAACAGGCctcaatttttattcttatagtATTAGTACAAAATAAACTGTTACCCATGTAATACTTGGCGATTTGTTTCATTAAGCATGATATACTTTTCTTTAGCAGGAGGGTGAGTTATCTTAATCACTTATAAGAATACCTAAAGTATTTAAAAACTCAACTGGTGAAAAAAGGTTTCCATGGAAACCAGATGAGTTCTCCTTTCAGAATTACACATCTCAAAGGGGCAGGATCCTAGAGTCGATAATGTTACTTTAGATTTGATTGTAAAAAGGCATTTACTGCCTATAATGATTTTAACTCAAAAATCAAGTCTGgtatattcagttttcccagattggaagaattaagagTGCTTCTCAAAAAGTGAGCCAAGAACCTCAGAATGGGAATAGAGTGGGATagaaaatgcttattaaaaatgcagactgctggggatccctgggtggctcagcggtttggcgcctgcctttggcccggatcgagtcccggatcgagtcccggatcgagtcccggatcgagtcccgcatcgggctcccggcatggagcctgcttctccctcctcctgtgtgtctgcctctttctctctctgtgtgtgtctatcataagtaaaaataaataaatctttaaaaaaataaaatataaaaatgcagacTGCTGGGCTCTAACCTAGGTAGCCCCAAAACTTACCATATTTAAAATCAACTTCCTAATCTTACCCACTCGCAAATCTGTCTCTCCTTGCATTTTTAAACCCACcacctggggggcacctgggtagctcagtcagttaagtatctgccttcagtttatgtgatgatttcagggtcctgggtttgagccccatgttgggctctacgctcagtggggagtctgcttctccctctctctttgcccctcttgccctcacttgtgctctctcaaataaacaaaatctttaaaaaaaaaaaaaaaaaaaacctactaccCAGATAATTCTTCATCCTAACATATAAAAGGAGTATTGGTAGATCATTTAATAAAAACTATTCCAAttctctcactttaaaaaaaataaacatatttcttaGACTAAATTGAGAGAATCATATAAATAAACTTCTCATTAATTCATTACAGTGAGAAGATTCTGCATATTtccacatatataattttcacTTGGCTCAGTGATTGTTATGTTTTTATCATGTTTACAGACCATGATGTTCTCAGAATGTctatttaaaattgctttatattTTGTAGGTATCTGGGAGGCAATTACATTGCTGTTATAGAAGGTTTGGAAGGAGTAGAAGGATTAAGAGAGCTTCATGTTGAGAGTCAGAGGCTTCCCCTTGGAGAAAAGCTTCTGTTTGATCCAAGAACTCTTCATTCTCTGGCAGTAAGGTCACATTTGAGTATTCTGACAAAGAATATAGTGATTAATAGTTTAGTGGAACAAGAAGGTAgcaaaagtatatttgaacattATACATACCCTGTATGTTTATATGGCCAGGTGAGAATTTATTTGAGGATtgaaactagggatgcctgggtggctcagtggttgggcgcctgccttctgctccggttgtgatcctgggatcagggatcgagttccgcatcaggctccctgcgagaagcctgcttctccctctgcctatgtctctgcctctctctcttagtctgtgtctctcatgaataaataaataaatatttttttaaaaaactaatttttctcACATAATTTCACAGAGACTCAGCAGctataaagtgggaataataatgcCTGCCTCCAGGGTATCAAAAGGATCAAAAGAAGGATGTGAAAAGGTTATGTCCTTATTAAGTTCTAATCCAGATGTCAATACATTCATAATTTCCACCTTGGTGATTATCATGATtcgaaatttaaaattttaggaaaaagcctaaggaaaaaataatgcacAATAATTTGGCAAATTTTAAACAATCTAGAGAACCATGATGGTGATAAATTGTTTTCTCGCTGGATTCTGATTTGGTAGTACGTTGCACTATATATGGTCTGCCTCATCAGAAGCAGCAGCTATGTGACCTGACACCCATATACACTGTGGAGGTGTCACAATTAGTTGAGAAGCCAGAGGGCGCAATGGAAGCTTTTACTAATTCTCAAAATGGGATTTGTTAGGAAATTGCTACCTTCAATTCTGGGGCAAGAGATGTAAAGGGAACATGGTTGTtgtgtttatagatttttttttttttagattgattgattgattgatttatgatggacctagagagagagagagagagagaggcagacacaggaggagggagaagcaggttccatgccgggggcccgaggcaggacttgatcccgggactccaggatcacaccctgggccaaaggcaggcgctaaaccgctgagccacccagggatccccatgtattTATAGATTTCATTGGCTTTATTTTAGAGGGCCCAGAAACAGAGGGCAATATAAGGTTTGTGaaccaaatttataaaaattgaaaaatagtgctttaaattggaaaagaaagaagtgatctgggatacctgggtggctcagtggtttagcatctgactttggctcagggtgtgatcccagagtgtcgggatcaagtcccactttgggcctcctgcatggagtcagcttctccctctgcctgtgtctgtgcttctctctgtgtctctcatgaataaataagtaaaatattttttaaaaagaaagaagtgatctGATTTCTATCCAACCCTCTCCCTATCCTCCCTATAGAATCAACTGTGTCTCAGCTCAACTCAACTGACCCAAAAAGATTGATTCctcttttattacaaataaagtagttatttgtagttttattacaaatgccagaaaaaaacatttttgtttgcttaatttTCGCACGTATTCAAGCAGATTCCAAAATTCTAAATACAAGGCataattttttaagttgtatttacaGTCTTAAAAAGTATCAGGAAGTATTTTCTCTAAAGGTTGGCTATATGAATGCTTTGGTGGGTAGACTCAATCTTGGTAGAGATCACTGGGCCATAGATTTTAAGATGACTTCAGTTTAGTGCTGCTCTATGTGTATTTGTGTTCTAATAGCTGATGTTGATACTtctgttaattattattttaagt
This region includes:
- the PPP1R42 gene encoding protein phosphatase 1 regulatory subunit 42 isoform X2, which translates into the protein MVRLTLDLIAKHSNLKSRKEETTSRYLKKITHINFSDKNIDAIEDLSPCKNLTVLYLYDNRISQLTNLNYATNLTHLYLQNNCISCIENLMSLKKLEKLYLGGNYIAVIEGLEGVEGLRELHVESQRLPLGEKLLFDPRTLHSLAKSLSILNISNNNIDDIRDLEILENLNQLIAVDNQLLHVKDLEFLLNKLMKLWKMDLNGNPVCLKPKYRDRLILVSKSLEFLDGKEIRNMERQFLINWKASKDAKKISKKRNSQTEDASNSHISKQAVIH